A stretch of the Streptomyces sp. WMMB303 genome encodes the following:
- the mutM gene encoding bifunctional DNA-formamidopyrimidine glycosylase/DNA-(apurinic or apyrimidinic site) lyase: MPELPEVEVVRRGLERWTGGRTISTTEVLHPRAVRRHPAGAPDFTARLAGRRLGPAQRRGKYLWLPVDDGSHALLAHLGMSGQLLIQPPDIPDERHLRVRLTFTDAAAGELRFVDQRTFGGLSLHATAEDGLPDVIAHIARDPLDPAFDETALHTALRRRRTTVKRALLDQSLISGVGNIYADEALWRSRLHYDRPTATLTRAQTAELIGHVREVMTAALAQGGTSFDSLYVNVNGESGYFDRSLDAYGREDEPCRRCGTPMRRSAWMNRSSYFCPRCQRPPRPRAAGRPRPAGA; encoded by the coding sequence GTGCCCGAGCTGCCGGAAGTCGAGGTCGTCCGCCGCGGCCTGGAACGCTGGACGGGCGGCCGCACCATCAGCACCACCGAAGTGCTGCACCCGCGGGCCGTCCGGCGCCACCCGGCCGGTGCCCCGGACTTCACCGCGCGGCTGGCCGGCCGGCGTCTCGGACCGGCGCAGCGCCGGGGCAAGTACCTGTGGCTGCCTGTCGACGACGGTTCCCACGCGCTCCTTGCCCACCTGGGGATGAGCGGCCAGCTCCTCATCCAGCCGCCGGACATCCCCGACGAGCGACATCTGCGCGTTCGCCTCACCTTCACCGACGCCGCGGCCGGTGAGCTGCGCTTCGTCGACCAGCGCACTTTCGGCGGGCTCTCGCTCCACGCAACCGCCGAGGACGGGCTGCCCGACGTCATCGCGCACATCGCCCGCGACCCGCTGGACCCCGCCTTCGACGAGACGGCCCTGCACACGGCCCTGCGCCGGCGCCGTACCACCGTCAAGCGCGCCCTGCTGGACCAGTCGCTGATCAGCGGCGTCGGCAACATCTACGCCGACGAGGCGCTGTGGCGCTCCCGGCTGCACTACGACCGCCCCACGGCCACCCTGACCCGGGCGCAGACCGCCGAGCTGATCGGACATGTGCGGGAGGTGATGACGGCCGCGCTGGCCCAGGGCGGCACCAGCTTCGACAGCCTCTATGTGAATGTCAACGGCGAGTCCGGCTACTTCGACCGCTCGCTGGACGCCTATGGCCGCGAGGACGAGCCCTGCCGCCGCTGCGGCACCCCGATGCGGCGCAGTGCCTGGATGAACCGCTCCAGCTACTTCTGCCCCCGCTGCCAGCGCCCCCCGCGCCCGCGCGCCGCCGGCCGCCCGCGTCCGGCCGGGGCCTAG
- the rnc gene encoding ribonuclease III: MSDAGTPQSPVPGKGGDSAELVDSASSHAILEGRLGYRLESALLVRALTHRSYAYENGGLPTNERLEFLGDSVLGLVVTDTLYRMHPDLPEGQLAKLRAAVVNSRALAGVARGLDLGAFIRLGRGEEGTGGRDKASILADTLEAVIGAVYLDQELEAASELVHRLFDPLIERSSNLGAGLDWKTSLQELTAAEGLGVPEYLVSETGPDHEKTFTAAARVGGVAYGTGTGRSKKEAEQQAAEAAWRAISARAEAAAEGDGPRAGKAAAVGKGTAAPSVPDGQRNDPTEPTDSAASR; encoded by the coding sequence ATGTCCGACGCCGGAACTCCGCAGAGTCCCGTCCCCGGGAAGGGGGGAGACTCCGCGGAGCTGGTGGACTCGGCCTCGTCGCACGCGATTCTGGAAGGGCGGCTCGGTTACCGACTGGAGTCCGCCCTTCTGGTGCGTGCGCTGACGCACCGCAGCTACGCCTACGAGAACGGCGGGCTGCCCACCAACGAGCGCTTGGAATTCCTCGGTGACTCCGTCCTCGGACTCGTGGTCACCGACACCCTCTACCGCATGCATCCGGACCTTCCGGAGGGCCAGCTCGCCAAGCTGCGGGCCGCGGTGGTCAACTCGCGTGCCCTCGCGGGGGTCGCCCGCGGACTCGACCTGGGCGCTTTCATCCGCCTCGGCAGGGGCGAGGAGGGCACCGGGGGCCGGGACAAGGCGTCGATCCTCGCGGACACGTTGGAAGCGGTCATCGGCGCCGTCTACCTCGACCAGGAGCTGGAAGCGGCCTCCGAACTGGTGCACCGCCTCTTCGACCCGCTCATCGAGCGGTCCTCCAATCTGGGCGCCGGGCTCGACTGGAAGACCAGCCTGCAGGAGCTGACGGCCGCCGAGGGACTCGGCGTCCCGGAGTACCTGGTCTCCGAGACGGGCCCCGACCACGAGAAGACCTTCACGGCTGCTGCCCGCGTCGGTGGTGTCGCGTACGGCACCGGCACAGGACGCAGCAAGAAGGAGGCCGAGCAGCAGGCCGCCGAGGCTGCCTGGCGCGCCATCTCGGCCCGCGCCGAGGCCGCCGCGGAAGGCGACGGCCCGCGGGCCGGCAAGGCCGCAGCCGTCGGCAAGGGCACCGCGGCGCCGTCCGTCCCGGACGGGCAGCGCAACGATCCCACCGAACCCACGGACAGTGCCGCGTCGCGCTGA
- the rpmF gene encoding 50S ribosomal protein L32: MAVPKRKMSRSNTRHRRSQWKAAVPTLVKCERCREPKQQHIACPSCGTYNKRQVLEV; encoded by the coding sequence GTGGCTGTTCCGAAGCGGAAGATGTCGCGCAGCAACACGCGCCACCGCCGGTCGCAGTGGAAGGCTGCGGTCCCCACCCTGGTGAAGTGCGAGCGCTGCCGCGAGCCCAAGCAGCAGCACATCGCGTGCCCGAGCTGCGGCACCTACAACAAGCGTCAGGTCCTCGAGGTCTGA
- a CDS encoding DUF177 domain-containing protein: protein MKRLSREVESPGDLGVEFIKVPDGATIELDLRLESVMEGVLVTGTARAPLTGECVKCLEPLDQRVEADFQEMFSYPDADDRGRPVAEPGEDEENEDTLFLEGDLFDLEPVLRDAVVLALPLQPVCREDCPGLCPECGARLADDPDHGHEEAVDIRWAALQELAETMPDGEKDNEPRTDGDDSQEK, encoded by the coding sequence ATGAAGCGGCTCTCCCGCGAGGTGGAGTCCCCCGGTGATCTGGGTGTCGAGTTCATCAAGGTTCCCGACGGGGCGACGATCGAGCTGGACCTCCGCCTGGAGTCGGTCATGGAGGGGGTACTCGTCACGGGTACCGCCCGTGCGCCGCTGACGGGGGAGTGCGTAAAGTGTCTGGAGCCGCTCGACCAACGGGTCGAAGCGGACTTCCAGGAGATGTTCTCCTATCCCGACGCCGACGACCGGGGCCGCCCCGTTGCGGAGCCCGGCGAGGACGAGGAGAACGAGGACACACTCTTTCTCGAGGGCGATCTGTTCGACCTCGAACCCGTGCTGCGGGACGCGGTGGTGCTCGCACTGCCGCTGCAGCCGGTGTGCCGCGAGGACTGCCCCGGCCTGTGCCCCGAGTGCGGGGCCCGGCTGGCGGACGACCCCGACCACGGGCACGAAGAAGCCGTCGACATCAGGTGGGCGGCACTGCAGGAACTCGCCGAGACCATGCCGGACGGCGAGAAGGACAACGAGCCCCGCACCGACGGGGATGACTCACAGGAGAAGTAG
- a CDS encoding cell division initiation protein, translating to MDVQQKLDEIVATVDGARSMPMSASCVVNRAELLAMLEEVRQALPGSLAEAREVIGGREQVVAEAHQEAQRVIEAAQGERAALVAGTEVARRAQEEADRILAEARREAGEIRIEADDYVDSKLANFEAVLSKTIGSVDRGREKLLGSGPGAEEWHEEYAHEAPERTGDPRELQRRADSYVEARLGSVSAVLTKTLEAVGRGRLKLHGHEPIDELAAHMAAQDGAEGFAQHTSDADYLAGLAHTDPAAQDEQPQQQPPAQPPQPPYSPGQPQDPYYAPQQMPYDGGQQHDPYAYAQQAPQDPYYAQQHDPYGYGQQQNGYYQQPQQQHYQQPQQQLDETSLFDTSMIDIDQLRAYEQRHGHGG from the coding sequence GTGGACGTACAGCAGAAACTCGACGAGATCGTGGCGACCGTCGACGGCGCGCGCTCGATGCCCATGTCCGCCTCCTGCGTGGTCAACCGGGCCGAGTTGCTCGCCATGCTCGAGGAAGTGCGCCAGGCGCTGCCCGGCTCCCTGGCCGAGGCGCGCGAGGTGATCGGCGGACGCGAACAGGTGGTGGCCGAGGCCCATCAGGAGGCCCAGCGCGTCATCGAGGCGGCCCAGGGCGAGCGCGCGGCGCTGGTCGCCGGTACGGAAGTGGCCCGGCGAGCGCAGGAGGAGGCCGACCGCATCCTGGCCGAGGCCCGCCGCGAGGCGGGCGAGATCCGGATCGAGGCCGACGACTACGTCGACAGCAAGCTCGCCAACTTCGAAGCCGTGCTCTCCAAGACCATCGGCTCCGTCGACCGGGGCCGGGAGAAGCTGCTGGGCAGCGGGCCCGGCGCCGAGGAGTGGCACGAGGAGTACGCGCACGAGGCGCCCGAGCGCACCGGCGACCCCCGCGAGCTGCAGCGCCGGGCGGACAGCTATGTGGAGGCGCGGCTCGGTTCGGTCTCGGCGGTGCTCACCAAGACGCTGGAGGCCGTGGGGCGCGGCCGGCTCAAGCTGCACGGCCACGAGCCCATCGACGAGCTGGCGGCGCACATGGCGGCGCAGGACGGGGCCGAGGGCTTCGCGCAGCACACCAGCGACGCCGACTACCTGGCCGGGCTCGCGCACACCGACCCGGCGGCGCAGGACGAGCAGCCCCAGCAGCAGCCGCCCGCGCAGCCGCCGCAGCCCCCCTACAGCCCGGGGCAGCCGCAGGACCCGTACTACGCGCCGCAGCAGATGCCCTACGACGGCGGACAGCAGCACGACCCCTACGCCTACGCGCAGCAGGCGCCGCAGGATCCCTACTACGCGCAGCAGCACGATCCCTACGGCTACGGTCAGCAGCAGAACGGCTACTACCAGCAGCCCCAGCAGCAGCACTACCAGCAGCCGCAACAGCAACTCGACGAGACCAGTCTCTTCGACACCAGTATGATCGACATCGATCAGCTCCGGGCCTACGAGCAGCGGCACGGTCACGGAGGCTGA
- the coaD gene encoding pantetheine-phosphate adenylyltransferase gives MRRAVCPGSFDPITNGHLDIIERASRLYDTVHVAVMINKSKKGLFAVDERIDLIRQVTEGFGNVEVEAFHGLLVDFCKERDIPAIVKGLRAVSDFDYELQMAQMNNGLSGVETLFVPTNPTYSFLSSSLVKEVATWGGDVSHLVPEAVGRALAERLTKP, from the coding sequence GTGCGCCGCGCAGTCTGCCCGGGGTCGTTCGATCCCATCACCAATGGCCACCTCGACATCATCGAGCGCGCTTCCCGGCTGTACGACACGGTGCACGTCGCCGTGATGATCAACAAGTCCAAGAAGGGGCTCTTCGCGGTCGACGAGCGTATCGACCTGATCCGCCAGGTCACCGAAGGCTTCGGGAATGTCGAGGTCGAGGCGTTCCACGGGCTGCTGGTCGACTTCTGCAAGGAGCGGGACATCCCGGCCATCGTCAAGGGGCTGCGCGCGGTCAGCGACTTCGACTACGAGCTGCAGATGGCCCAGATGAACAACGGCCTCTCCGGGGTCGAGACGCTGTTCGTCCCGACCAACCCCACCTACAGCTTCCTCTCCTCCAGTCTCGTCAAGGAGGTCGCCACCTGGGGCGGCGACGTCTCCCACCTGGTCCCCGAGGCCGTCGGCCGGGCGCTGGCCGAACGCCTCACCAAGCCCTGA
- the rsmD gene encoding 16S rRNA (guanine(966)-N(2))-methyltransferase RsmD has translation MTRVIAGAAGGRRLAVPPGTGTRPTSDRAREGLFSSWESQLGGAAGWRGLRVLDLFAGSGAVGLEALSRGAGQVLLVEADPRAVRTVRENVRALGLAGAEVRSGKAAQVLAGEPPSTPFDLVFLDPPYAMADDELRETLLTLRVRGWLAPAALATVERSTRGGDFRWPEGFEGLRSRRYGEGTLWYGRAAAREVTPASC, from the coding sequence ATGACCCGCGTCATCGCCGGAGCCGCAGGCGGGCGACGGCTGGCCGTCCCGCCGGGCACCGGCACCCGCCCCACCTCCGACCGGGCCCGCGAGGGCCTGTTCTCCAGTTGGGAATCCCAGCTCGGGGGCGCCGCGGGCTGGCGGGGCCTGCGGGTGCTGGACCTGTTCGCCGGCTCCGGTGCCGTCGGCTTGGAGGCGCTGTCCCGGGGCGCCGGGCAGGTGCTGCTCGTCGAGGCGGATCCGCGTGCCGTACGCACCGTCCGGGAGAACGTGCGGGCGCTGGGGCTGGCCGGAGCGGAGGTGCGCTCCGGCAAGGCAGCCCAGGTGCTCGCCGGTGAACCGCCTTCGACCCCGTTCGACCTGGTCTTTCTCGATCCGCCGTATGCGATGGCCGATGACGAGCTGCGGGAGACACTCCTCACACTCCGGGTCAGGGGCTGGCTGGCGCCCGCCGCGCTGGCCACCGTGGAGCGCAGCACCAGGGGCGGCGATTTCCGCTGGCCGGAGGGTTTCGAGGGACTCAGGTCCCGTCGCTACGGCGAGGGAACGCTTTGGTACGGTCGCGCCGCTGCGCGGGAAGTTACTCCCGCGTCATGCTGA
- the recG gene encoding ATP-dependent DNA helicase RecG, translating to MPSTETRRSEPLQEPLKALLGGNTAKAMSEHLGLRTVGDLLHHYPRRYAERGELTRLSELPLDEHVTVVARIHDARVHKFNHGRGQRLEVTLTDGSGRLQLVFFGRSVHYHQRQLLPGKRGLFAGKVGVFNGKLQLSHPDYKLLDEESDEQTVAQFAGAVLPLYPACKQLSSWNIEQSVGTVLDALEATAWQGLADPLPEPLRAQRGLLPLAEALEKIHRPQGRTDIAEARSRLKWDEAFVLQVALARRRAKETELPAVPRRPAAGGLLDAFDARLPFTLTDGQHEVSREIFADLATAHPMHRLLQGEVGSGKTLVALRAMLATVDAGGQAAMLAPTEVLAQQHHRSITGMMGELAEGGLLGGAEQGTKVVLLTGSMGAAARRRALLDLTTGEAGIVVGTHALIEDKVAFHDLGLVVVDEQHRFGVEQRDALRSKGGHFQGEKRTPHLLVMTATPIPRTVAMTVFGDLETSVLDQLPAGRSPIATHVVPVRDKPHFLARAWERVREEAEAGHQTYVVCPRIGDDEDAGGKGGGRRRAADEEEPDGPAEDEGVGSEEKRPPLAVLDVAGQLASGPLAGLRVAALHGRMQPEAKDEVMRRFAAGEVDVLVATTVIEVGVNVPNATGMVVMDADRFGVSQLHQLRGRVGRGSAPGLCLLVTDMPQESPARTRLEAVAATLDGFELSRIDLEQRREGDVLGQAQSGVRSSLRMLAVIDDEDIIAAARDEAGALVAADPELEHHPELRTALDALLDEEREEYLDKG from the coding sequence GTGCCCTCGACAGAAACCAGGCGAAGCGAACCCCTCCAGGAGCCGCTGAAGGCGCTGCTCGGCGGAAACACCGCGAAGGCGATGTCCGAGCACCTCGGACTGCGCACCGTCGGCGACCTGCTGCACCACTACCCCCGCCGGTACGCCGAGCGCGGTGAGCTGACGCGGCTGTCCGAGCTGCCGCTGGACGAGCACGTCACCGTCGTCGCCCGGATCCACGACGCGCGCGTGCACAAGTTCAACCACGGCCGGGGCCAGCGACTGGAGGTCACGCTGACCGACGGCAGCGGCCGGCTCCAGCTCGTCTTCTTCGGCCGCTCGGTCCACTACCATCAGCGGCAGCTGCTGCCCGGCAAGCGCGGCCTGTTCGCCGGGAAGGTCGGGGTCTTCAACGGCAAGCTCCAGCTCTCCCACCCGGACTACAAGCTCCTGGACGAGGAGAGCGACGAGCAGACCGTCGCGCAGTTCGCGGGCGCCGTGCTGCCGCTGTATCCGGCGTGCAAGCAGCTGTCCTCCTGGAACATCGAGCAGTCCGTCGGCACCGTGCTCGACGCGTTGGAGGCCACCGCCTGGCAGGGCCTCGCCGACCCGCTGCCCGAGCCGCTGCGGGCGCAGCGCGGCCTCCTCCCGCTGGCCGAGGCGCTGGAGAAGATCCACCGGCCGCAAGGCCGGACGGACATCGCCGAGGCCCGCTCCCGGCTCAAGTGGGACGAGGCGTTCGTCCTGCAGGTCGCCCTCGCCCGGCGCCGCGCCAAGGAGACCGAACTGCCCGCCGTGCCGCGCCGGCCGGCCGCCGGCGGGCTGCTGGACGCCTTCGACGCGCGGCTGCCGTTCACGCTCACCGACGGACAGCACGAGGTCAGCCGGGAGATCTTCGCCGATCTGGCCACCGCGCATCCCATGCACCGGCTCCTGCAGGGCGAGGTCGGCTCCGGCAAGACGCTGGTGGCGCTGCGGGCGATGCTCGCCACCGTCGACGCGGGCGGCCAGGCGGCGATGCTGGCGCCCACCGAGGTGCTGGCCCAGCAGCACCATCGGTCCATCACCGGGATGATGGGAGAACTCGCGGAGGGCGGCCTGCTCGGCGGCGCCGAGCAGGGCACCAAGGTGGTGCTGCTGACCGGCTCGATGGGGGCCGCGGCCCGGCGCCGGGCCCTGCTGGACCTGACGACCGGCGAGGCGGGCATTGTGGTGGGCACCCACGCACTGATCGAGGACAAGGTCGCCTTCCACGATCTGGGGCTGGTGGTGGTGGACGAACAGCACCGCTTCGGCGTCGAGCAGCGGGACGCGCTGCGCTCCAAGGGCGGCCACTTCCAGGGGGAGAAGCGCACTCCGCATCTGCTGGTCATGACGGCGACCCCCATCCCCCGGACCGTCGCCATGACCGTCTTCGGCGACCTGGAGACCTCCGTACTGGACCAACTCCCCGCCGGGCGGTCCCCGATCGCCACCCACGTCGTCCCGGTCCGGGACAAGCCGCACTTCCTCGCCCGGGCCTGGGAACGGGTGCGCGAGGAGGCGGAGGCGGGTCACCAGACCTATGTGGTCTGCCCCCGGATCGGCGACGACGAGGACGCGGGAGGCAAGGGCGGCGGCCGCAGGCGGGCCGCCGACGAGGAGGAGCCGGACGGCCCCGCGGAGGACGAGGGCGTCGGCAGCGAGGAGAAACGCCCGCCGCTGGCCGTCCTGGACGTCGCCGGACAGCTCGCCTCCGGCCCGCTGGCCGGACTCCGGGTGGCGGCCCTGCACGGGCGGATGCAGCCGGAGGCCAAGGACGAGGTGATGCGGCGGTTCGCCGCAGGCGAGGTCGACGTGCTGGTCGCCACCACCGTCATCGAGGTCGGGGTCAACGTGCCCAACGCGACCGGCATGGTGGTCATGGACGCCGACCGGTTCGGCGTCTCACAACTGCACCAGTTGCGCGGCCGGGTCGGCCGGGGCAGCGCGCCGGGGCTGTGCCTGCTGGTGACGGACATGCCGCAGGAGTCCCCCGCACGGACCCGGCTGGAGGCCGTCGCGGCCACCCTCGACGGCTTCGAGCTCTCCCGCATCGACCTCGAACAGCGCCGCGAGGGCGACGTCCTGGGCCAGGCGCAGTCCGGCGTGCGCTCCTCGCTGCGGATGCTCGCCGTCATCGACGACGAGGACATCATCGCCGCGGCCCGCGACGAGGCCGGCGCGCTGGTCGCGGCCGACCCCGAGCTGGAACACCACCCCGAGCTGCGCACAGCGCTGGACGCGCTGCTGGACGAGGAGCGCGAGGAGTACCTCGACAAGGGCTGA
- a CDS encoding DAK2 domain-containing protein, with amino-acid sequence MPQPLDAAAVRRWCALGREALRAHCARMDAINVFPVADGDTGTNLCLTFEAACEALPARDATAGGADETADGGTSAGAVLRAVARAALLAARGNSGAILAEYLRGMAQGLAEAAGDGDPAQRLPAALRGGAYAAYAAVAHPVEGTMLTVAEAAAAAAEAGDDPVAAARRTLDATPDRLAALARAGVVDAGGLGLTVLLTALWAALGERIPEEGPAAATGAVSTTGAASAAAAGPAAPAASPVAPPAPAALPADGSPQAPFRPEFEVMYLLAAEDPAAVDALRARLAPLGDSLVVGGGEGLWSVHVHVADAGAAVEAGLAAGRPHRIRITHLPTAGDAAGDAAPGGPRCAADGPGQPPGPGARAVVAVVPGEGLATLCRQAGAVVLSAAEDDAEAVAGLDEGALVAAVRATGADEVALLPNDSGLHPVAARAADAVRAAGIRCAVIPTRAAVQGLAALAVHQPDRRFDEDVVTMTSAAGATRYGEVTVAERRSWTSAGICQQGDVLGLVDGDVALIGSGTGQVATEVLERMLAAGGELVTLVLGADAPAGLAAALERRVRERHLAVDTVVHEGRQHEAQLLIGVE; translated from the coding sequence GTGCCGCAACCGCTCGACGCCGCCGCGGTACGCCGCTGGTGCGCCCTGGGCCGGGAGGCGCTGCGCGCCCACTGCGCGCGGATGGACGCCATCAACGTCTTCCCGGTCGCGGACGGCGACACCGGCACCAACCTGTGCCTCACCTTCGAAGCGGCCTGCGAGGCGCTCCCGGCCCGCGACGCGACGGCCGGGGGAGCGGACGAGACGGCGGACGGCGGCACGAGCGCCGGGGCGGTGCTGCGTGCCGTGGCGCGGGCCGCACTCCTGGCGGCCAGGGGCAACTCCGGGGCGATTCTCGCCGAGTATCTGCGCGGCATGGCCCAGGGACTCGCGGAGGCGGCCGGTGACGGTGACCCCGCCCAGCGGCTGCCCGCGGCGCTCCGGGGCGGTGCGTACGCCGCGTACGCCGCCGTCGCACACCCCGTGGAGGGGACGATGCTGACGGTGGCGGAGGCCGCCGCCGCGGCGGCGGAGGCCGGGGACGACCCCGTGGCCGCGGCACGGCGCACGCTGGACGCCACCCCCGACCGGCTGGCGGCGCTGGCCCGGGCCGGTGTGGTGGACGCGGGCGGACTCGGGCTGACCGTGCTGCTGACCGCGCTGTGGGCGGCACTGGGCGAACGGATACCCGAAGAGGGACCTGCCGCCGCCACCGGAGCGGTGTCCACCACCGGAGCGGCGTCCGCTGCCGCTGCGGGACCGGCGGCTCCAGCGGCCTCCCCGGTCGCCCCACCGGCCCCCGCGGCCCTTCCGGCCGACGGTTCACCGCAGGCGCCCTTCCGCCCCGAGTTCGAGGTGATGTACCTGCTGGCAGCCGAGGACCCCGCGGCCGTCGACGCGCTCCGTGCCCGGCTGGCCCCGCTCGGCGACTCGCTGGTCGTCGGCGGCGGGGAGGGGCTGTGGAGCGTCCACGTCCATGTCGCCGACGCCGGTGCCGCCGTGGAGGCGGGCCTGGCCGCGGGGCGCCCGCACCGCATCCGGATCACCCATCTGCCGACGGCCGGGGACGCGGCGGGGGACGCCGCGCCCGGCGGTCCCCGGTGCGCTGCGGACGGGCCCGGGCAGCCGCCCGGCCCCGGGGCACGCGCCGTCGTCGCCGTCGTGCCGGGTGAGGGGCTGGCCACGCTCTGCCGGCAGGCCGGCGCCGTGGTGCTGTCCGCCGCCGAGGACGACGCCGAAGCCGTTGCCGGCCTCGACGAGGGCGCGCTGGTGGCGGCGGTGCGGGCGACCGGAGCCGACGAGGTCGCCCTGCTGCCCAACGACAGCGGACTGCACCCCGTGGCCGCCCGGGCCGCCGACGCTGTACGGGCGGCCGGCATCCGGTGCGCCGTCATCCCCACCCGTGCCGCCGTCCAGGGGCTGGCGGCGCTGGCCGTGCACCAGCCGGACCGCCGCTTCGACGAGGACGTCGTCACCATGACGTCGGCGGCCGGGGCCACCCGGTACGGGGAGGTGACCGTCGCCGAACGGCGCTCGTGGACCAGCGCCGGGATCTGCCAGCAGGGCGACGTGCTCGGCCTGGTGGACGGCGATGTCGCGCTGATCGGGAGCGGGACCGGGCAGGTCGCCACCGAGGTGCTCGAGCGGATGCTGGCGGCGGGCGGCGAACTGGTCACCCTCGTGCTCGGTGCGGACGCCCCCGCGGGACTCGCCGCGGCGCTGGAGCGCCGGGTACGCGAGCGTCACCTGGCCGTCGACACGGTCGTCCACGAGGGCCGGCAGCACGAGGCGCAGCTGCTGATCGGGGTCGAATGA
- the rpmB gene encoding 50S ribosomal protein L28: MAANCDVCGKGPEFGNNISHSHRRTRRRWNPNIQRVRAVVGGTPKRLNACTSCIKAGKVSR; encoded by the coding sequence GTGGCTGCGAACTGCGACGTCTGCGGCAAGGGGCCGGAGTTCGGCAACAACATCTCCCACTCGCACCGCCGCACCCGCCGTCGCTGGAACCCGAACATCCAGCGCGTGCGTGCCGTGGTCGGCGGGACGCCGAAGCGCCTCAACGCCTGCACCTCGTGCATCAAGGCCGGCAAGGTGTCGCGCTGA
- the thiD gene encoding bifunctional hydroxymethylpyrimidine kinase/phosphomethylpyrimidine kinase, producing MDDVNPTGVAPPRVLTVAGSDSGGGAGIQADLKTMLALGTHGMSVIAAVTAQNSLGVQGSWELPLEAVRAQYRSVADDIGVQAVKTGMLASAPLVETVAELLAGTAAPVVVDPVGVSKHGDPLLAADAVGALRGRLLPVATVVTPNLDEVAQLTGVEVTGEAELRDAAAALLEHGPRWALIKGGHLPGEAVDLLTDGTEEHWLRAPRYDNRHTHGTGCTLASALASYLARGLPVPAAARAAKEYTTGAIAAGFALGAGLGPVDHGWRLRGRG from the coding sequence ATGGACGATGTGAACCCCACCGGTGTCGCGCCGCCCCGGGTGCTGACCGTCGCCGGGTCGGACTCCGGCGGCGGCGCCGGCATCCAGGCCGACCTGAAGACCATGCTGGCGCTCGGCACCCACGGCATGAGTGTGATCGCCGCTGTCACCGCGCAGAACTCGCTCGGCGTGCAGGGAAGTTGGGAGCTGCCGCTGGAGGCGGTGCGGGCCCAGTACCGCAGCGTGGCCGACGACATCGGGGTGCAGGCGGTCAAGACCGGCATGCTGGCCTCGGCACCCCTCGTGGAGACCGTCGCCGAGTTGCTGGCCGGCACCGCGGCGCCGGTGGTCGTCGACCCGGTGGGTGTCTCCAAGCACGGGGACCCGCTGCTGGCCGCGGACGCGGTGGGCGCACTGCGCGGCAGGCTGCTGCCCGTCGCCACCGTCGTCACCCCCAACCTGGACGAGGTCGCGCAGCTGACGGGCGTCGAGGTCACCGGCGAGGCGGAGCTGCGCGACGCCGCGGCCGCGCTGCTGGAGCACGGGCCGCGCTGGGCCCTGATCAAGGGCGGCCATCTGCCGGGCGAAGCCGTCGACCTGCTGACCGACGGCACCGAGGAGCACTGGCTGCGCGCCCCCCGATACGACAACCGGCACACGCACGGCACCGGCTGCACCCTGGCCAGTGCGCTCGCCTCGTATCTGGCCCGGGGACTGCCGGTGCCGGCAGCCGCACGGGCGGCCAAGGAGTACACGACCGGCGCCATCGCGGCGGGTTTCGCGCTGGGCGCCGGACTGGGACCGGTGGACCACGGGTGGCGGCTGCGCGGGCGGGGCTGA